The following are from one region of the Dreissena polymorpha isolate Duluth1 chromosome 2, UMN_Dpol_1.0, whole genome shotgun sequence genome:
- the LOC127868011 gene encoding lys-63-specific deubiquitinase BRCC36-like, protein MAVKSVHLDSDAYMVCLTHAFSTEREEIMGLLIGEIDEEFVSRISAVIMLRRSDKQSDRVEISPEQLSDASTEAERLADLLKRPMRVLGWYHSHPHITVWPSHVDVRTQGMYQMMDPGFVGLIFSVFNEDKTTKFDRVEVTCFQSAKVGTDYTRVEVPLHIIPCQHISEACVQSLVQLPRILGMEEEEAYVKTTQNKDMDLITRLHNASVYTKSVCHVIDLLSGPVLQVLENRLKLNQERIKALQQEKKQLLESLKQDEDLMDLG, encoded by the exons ATGGCTGTGAAAAGTGTTCATTTAGATTCTGATGCGTATATGGTGTGTTTAACGCACGCATTTTCAACAGAAAGAGAGGAGATCATGGGACTTCTCATTGGAGAAATAGACGAAGAATTTGTCTCCAGAATTTCTGCCGTCATTATGTTAAGAAGGTCTGATAAGCAGTCAGACCGGGTGGAaatttcaccagaacaactttcaGATGCATCAACTGAGGCAGAAAGACTTGCTGACCTTCTGAAAAGACCAATGCGCGTGCTAGGATGGTATCATTCTCATCCTCACATAACCGTCTGGCCTTCACATGTAGATGTTAGGACGCAGGGAATGTATCAAATGATGGACCCTGGTTTTGTGGGTTTAATATTCTCAGTGTTTAACGAAGACAAAACCACAAAATTCGATAG AGTAGAGGTGACATGTTTCCAGTCTGCCAAGGTGGGGACAGACTATACCAGAGTTGAAGTTCCTCTGCACATCATACCCTGCCAACACATCAGTGAAGCCTGTGTTCAGTCACTTGTTCAGTTACCCAGAATCCTTGGTATGGAGGAAGAGGAAGCTTATGTAAA AACAACACAGAACAAAGACATGGATCTCATAACGAGGCTGCACAATGCATCGGTGTATACAAAGTCCGTGTGCCACGTCATAGACCTTTTGAGCGGTCCAGTTCTGCAAGTTTTGGAGAACAGACTCAAGCTTAACCAAGAACGCATCAAGGCCTTGCAACAAGAAAAGAAACAGCTTCTTGAATCCCTTAAACAAGATGAAGATCTAATGGATTTGGGATAA
- the LOC127868014 gene encoding uncharacterized protein LOC127868014, translated as MESTMSLMADTVASTPRECDHGEVEYHEEQNPFTEFCKFLYEHFHMADKWSEIKLFQVKHPICSVYLIVTLGLIAVPVATFMVFVVSSLIFTFLGFLFFEGTLLAIGTVILGFVLLFVGMCAIGVSCFPCWRLLCTAVWEAVSCWTPRETSFSIK; from the exons ATGGAAAG CACCATGAGCTTGATGGCTGACACGGTTGCAAGCACACCGAGAGAGTGTGATCATGGGGAAGTTGAATACCATGAGGAACAGAACCCATTCACAGAATTCTGCAAGTTTTTGTATGAGCATTTCCATATGGCAGACAAATGGTCAGAAATCAAGCTGTTTCAAGTCAAGCATCCAATCTGCAGTGTTTACCTCATCGTAACCTTGGGATTGATCGCGGTCCCAGTGGCAACCTTCATGGTGTTTGTGGTTAGCAGTCTGATCTTCACTTTCCTGGGGTTTCTCTTCTTTGAAG GCACATTGCTGGCGATTGGAACGGTGATTCTTGGCTTTGTCCTGCTGTTTGTTGGAATGTGTGCCATTGGTgtcagttgtttcccttgttggAGGCTTCTATGCACTGCAGTTTGGGAGGCAGTTTCTTGTTGGACTCCGAGAGAAACTTCATTCAGTATTAAATGA